In Pleurocapsa sp. PCC 7319, the following are encoded in one genomic region:
- the msrA gene encoding peptide-methionine (S)-S-oxide reductase MsrA, with the protein MNNIKSNLHKATFGAGCFWKTENEFLQVTGVIKTSVGYMGGDFPNPSYLDVVARITGHAEVAQIEYDPEVVSYEELLNIFWRIHDPTSLNRQGADRGEQYRSVIFYHTAEQEQIARKSKLQLQRAGKYDQDIVTQIKPASDYYLATEEHQQYLARKNSSVKK; encoded by the coding sequence ATGAACAACATAAAATCGAACCTTCACAAAGCTACTTTTGGAGCGGGGTGTTTTTGGAAAACAGAAAATGAGTTCCTTCAAGTAACAGGAGTAATCAAAACCTCTGTGGGATATATGGGGGGAGATTTTCCTAATCCTTCTTATTTAGATGTAGTAGCACGCATTACGGGACATGCTGAAGTTGCTCAAATTGAATACGATCCAGAAGTAGTTAGCTATGAAGAATTACTAAATATATTCTGGCGAATTCATGACCCTACAAGTCTTAATCGTCAGGGTGCAGATCGGGGAGAGCAATATCGCTCAGTAATTTTTTATCACACCGCCGAACAGGAACAAATTGCTCGTAAATCTAAATTGCAGCTACAGCGAGCAGGTAAATATGACCAAGATATTGTCACACAAATCAAACCTGCTAGTGATTATTATTTAGCTACAGAAGAACATCAGCAATATTTAGCTAGAAAAAATAGTTCAGTTAAAAAATAA
- a CDS encoding cupin domain-containing protein yields the protein MSKQKFVDTNIQSWQYLEQFPGTQILPLAEPVPEGSIHQLRMKKDTVIPVHYHPCDEYVYVIEGIIETGGKECKAGTFWFTPANTKNGSHKAITDVELITIRLGAMGVFEGERKS from the coding sequence ATGTCCAAACAAAAATTTGTTGATACTAATATTCAATCCTGGCAGTACTTAGAGCAATTTCCAGGTACACAAATTCTACCCTTGGCTGAACCAGTACCAGAGGGTTCAATTCATCAGTTGCGGATGAAAAAAGATACTGTTATTCCAGTTCACTATCATCCTTGCGATGAATATGTATACGTTATTGAGGGGATTATTGAGACAGGTGGAAAAGAATGCAAAGCAGGAACTTTTTGGTTTACTCCTGCTAACACTAAAAACGGTTCTCACAAAGCTATTACCGATGTAGAACTTATAACAATTCGCCTTGGTGCAATGGGAGTATTTGAAGGGGAAAGAAAATCTTAG
- a CDS encoding nuclear transport factor 2 family protein: protein MSSNQQFLQNLYDAFNNREIETIISFMRPDVKWANGVEGGFVYGRDAVREYWTNQFKNNELQLSASLR from the coding sequence ATGAGTTCAAATCAACAATTTCTGCAAAATTTATACGATGCTTTTAATAACCGTGAAATTGAAACAATTATCTCGTTTATGCGCCCGGATGTGAAATGGGCGAACGGAGTGGAAGGCGGTTTTGTTTACGGACGCGACGCAGTGCGCGAATACTGGACTAATCAATTCAAGAATAATGAACTACAGCTATCCGCTTCGCTGAGATAG
- a CDS encoding SRPBCC domain-containing protein, whose translation MTDRVKLSVFYPYPPEKVWQALTDCRALNIWMMNNDFEPRLGHKFKFESNSLPGITTIIHCEVVELNEPKRLVYTWQDEVKSEPSLVIWILTPVEGGTQLQLRHQPTGYATTVVSGKSFNFGRIGTRADLLFYEQPVPNFNKQMPDLSWPQLATKDELNSLVSYRDSKEEWDYRLNYKLPQALQHDC comes from the coding sequence ATGACAGATCGAGTAAAGCTAAGTGTTTTTTATCCCTATCCACCAGAAAAAGTTTGGCAAGCTCTAACTGACTGTCGTGCTTTGAATATCTGGATGATGAACAATGACTTTGAACCGCGCTTAGGGCATAAATTCAAGTTTGAAAGCAATTCTTTACCAGGCATAACAACCATTATTCACTGTGAAGTGGTGGAATTAAATGAGCCGAAACGTCTTGTCTATACTTGGCAAGATGAGGTGAAGAGCGAACCGTCACTGGTAATTTGGATATTAACTCCAGTTGAAGGAGGAACGCAACTGCAATTAAGGCATCAGCCCACTGGGTATGCGACAACAGTTGTTTCTGGTAAAAGTTTCAATTTTGGACGGATTGGGACTCGCGCCGACCTATTATTCTACGAGCAACCAGTTCCCAACTTCAATAAGCAGATGCCAGATCTGAGTTGGCCTCAATTAGCGACAAAAGATGAACTAAATTCTTTAGTTAGTTATAGAGACTCTAAAGAAGAATGGGATTATCGTCTCAATTACAAGTTACCACAAGCATTACAGCATGACTGCTAA
- a CDS encoding Glu/Leu/Phe/Val dehydrogenase, with the protein MQNLGNSTVPSLLSDASKRLEQALKHVTISEDAIARLQHPKTSLSVSIPVRMDDGRLKVFSGYRVRYDDTRGAGKGGVRYHPNVSLDEVQSLAFWMTFKCALLDLPFGGAKGGITVNPKELSKAELERLSRGYIDAIADAIGVDTDILAPDVYTNATIMGWMMDQYSTIQRQLCRGVVTGKPLSLGGSNGRDTATAMGAFIVIQTMLPKFQLNPQETTVAIQGFGNAGSALAGFLAEAGYKIVAVSDSKGGIYAPQGLDIASVREHKNQSREMKAVYCQGSVCSIVEHQVISNQELLALDVDVLIPAALENQITANNADDIKAKYIFEVANGPISSDADKILGKKGIYVFPDILVNAGGVTVSYFEWVQNRSGWYWTLEEVNQRLKAKMEAEAENTWTIAKDLIIDARTAAYVNALNRLGTALDAKGTRNYFVKTDK; encoded by the coding sequence ATGCAAAACTTAGGCAACTCAACAGTTCCTTCTTTACTATCTGATGCGAGTAAAAGATTAGAACAGGCTTTAAAACACGTAACTATTTCTGAAGACGCGATCGCTCGTCTACAGCATCCGAAAACAAGTCTTAGTGTATCTATTCCCGTACGGATGGATGATGGTAGATTAAAAGTATTTTCTGGCTATCGTGTTCGTTATGACGATACTAGAGGTGCGGGTAAAGGGGGAGTTCGTTATCATCCTAATGTCAGTTTAGATGAGGTACAGTCATTAGCTTTTTGGATGACTTTTAAATGTGCCTTATTAGATTTACCCTTCGGTGGTGCCAAGGGAGGCATTACCGTTAATCCTAAAGAATTATCCAAGGCGGAGTTAGAACGACTAAGTCGCGGTTACATAGACGCGATCGCCGATGCTATAGGTGTTGATACAGATATTCTGGCTCCTGATGTCTACACTAATGCAACTATAATGGGTTGGATGATGGATCAATATAGCACTATTCAGCGTCAACTATGTCGGGGCGTGGTAACAGGAAAACCTCTCTCTTTAGGGGGTAGTAATGGTAGAGATACAGCTACGGCAATGGGGGCATTTATCGTCATTCAAACTATGTTACCCAAATTTCAGTTAAATCCCCAAGAAACTACCGTTGCCATTCAAGGTTTTGGTAATGCAGGTTCAGCGTTAGCCGGTTTTCTGGCTGAGGCAGGATACAAAATAGTTGCTGTCAGTGATTCCAAAGGCGGAATTTATGCACCTCAGGGTCTAGATATTGCTAGCGTAAGAGAACATAAAAACCAGAGTCGAGAAATGAAAGCAGTATATTGCCAAGGCAGTGTATGCAGCATCGTGGAACATCAAGTTATTTCTAATCAAGAATTGCTCGCTTTAGATGTGGATGTCTTAATCCCGGCAGCATTAGAAAATCAAATCACAGCAAATAATGCAGACGATATCAAAGCTAAATATATCTTTGAAGTAGCCAATGGTCCAATTAGCTCTGATGCGGATAAAATTCTCGGAAAAAAGGGAATATATGTATTTCCTGATATTTTGGTTAACGCGGGGGGAGTTACGGTTAGTTATTTTGAATGGGTACAAAACCGTAGCGGTTGGTATTGGACTTTAGAAGAAGTTAATCAACGCCTCAAAGCAAAGATGGAGGCGGAAGCGGAAAATACTTGGACTATTGCCAAGGATTTAATAATCGATGCTCGAACTGCGGCTTATGTGAATGCTCTTAACCGCTTGGGAACAGCCTTAGATGCCAAGGGAACAAGAAACTATTTTGTTAAAACTGATAAGTAG
- a CDS encoding helix-turn-helix transcriptional regulator has product MSRTASSADVFAAIADPTRRAILDLLRQGEQPVKQIAQPFAMSLPAISQHLSVLCEVGLITQRREGRQRFYRLNPEPLRQVSDWVNHYQQFWQEKLDVLCDYLEDNP; this is encoded by the coding sequence ATGAGTAGAACTGCTAGTAGTGCTGATGTATTTGCAGCGATCGCCGATCCGACTCGACGGGCAATCCTAGATCTTTTACGTCAGGGAGAACAACCAGTTAAGCAAATTGCCCAACCATTTGCCATGTCTCTTCCTGCTATTTCTCAACATCTAAGTGTGTTGTGTGAAGTAGGACTTATTACCCAAAGAAGAGAAGGAAGGCAGAGATTTTATCGCTTAAATCCAGAACCTTTAAGACAGGTATCTGATTGGGTAAATCATTACCAACAATTCTGGCAAGAAAAACTAGATGTCCTGTGTGACTATTTGGAGGATAATCCATGA